TGATGACGGCGGTGCTGCTGCGCGCGCTGCAGCAGCTGCTCACCGGCCCGGTGCACGGGCTCGCCGAGGGCTTCGCCGACGTCCGGGCCCGCGAGGGGCTGCCGGTCGCGGTGCTGCTCGCGCTGGCCGTGGTGGTCGGCCTGGCGCCCCGGCCGCTGCTCGACCTGCTGGAGCCGGCGGCCGCGGCCGCGGCGGCCCTGGTGGCCCGGTGAGCCGGCGGGTGCGCGTGCGATGAGCATGACGTCGAGCGTCGTGGCGCTGCTGCCCGAGCTGGTGCTGCTGCTGGGCGCGGTGGGGTGCCTGCTGCTGGGCTCGTGGACCCCCCGACGACGGCAGGGCCGCGTCCGCGGGGTCGCTGGCCTGGTGGTCCTCGGCTTCCTCGCCGCGACCGTCCGGGGACTGCTGGCGCCGAGCACGACGGCGTTCTCGGACACGTTCGCCGTCGACGAGGTCACCGGGCTGCTCCGGGTGGTGGTCGGTCTCGCGCTCCTGGTGCTGCTGGCGCTGGCCGGCGACGAGGTCGCCGGGCACCCGCGCGAGAGCGAGGTCTACGTCCTGCTGCTGCTGGGCGCCGACGGGGTGCTGCTCGTGGGCGGCAGCACCGACCTGGCCGTGCTGGTGGTCGGCTTCCTCCTGGCCAGCATCCCGCTCTACGGGCTGATCGGGCTGTCCACCGCGTCCACGGCGCCGGAGGCGGCGCTGAAGACCTACCTCGTCGGTGCGCTGTCCGGGATCGTGCTGATGCTCGGGGCGGCCGTGCTCCACGGCCTGGCCGGCAGCACGGCGTACGCCGACCTCGACGCGGGGGTCACCGCTGCTCCCACAGCGGCTGGGGCCGCCGGGGTGGTGCTGGTCCTGGTGGGCCTGCTGTTCAAGGCCGGGGCCGTGCCCGCCCACTTCTGGGTGCCCGACGCCGTGCAGGGCTCGTGGGTCACCAGCGCCGCCTTCCTCACCACCGTGCCCAAGCTGGGCGCGGTGGTGGCGATCATGCGGCTGCTCGACGCGCTGCCCCGCCAGGACGTGTGGCCCGCCCTGGTGGCTGTCCTGGCCGCGGTCAGCATGAGCGTGGGCAACCTCGCCGCCCTCACGCAGGACGACGTGCGCCGCCTGCTGGGCTGGTCGACGATCAGCCAGGTCGGCTACCTGCTCGCCGTGGTCGCGGCCGTCCCCGCAGTCGACCGGGCCCGCCCCACGCTGCTGCTCTTCCTCGCCGGCTACGCCGTGACCAACCTGGCCTGCTTCGCCGTGCTCCGGGCCGAGCCCGGCCGCGTGCGGGTCGAGCAGTGGCAGGGTGCGGCCCGGCGCCGGCCCGCCCTCACCGCCGCGCTCGGGGTCTCGCTGCTGGGCCTCGTGGGCACGCCCCCGACCGCGGTCTTCGTGGCGAAGGTGCTGACGATCGCGGTCACCTGGGAGGCCGGGCTGGCCTGGCTGGCGGTGCTGGTCGCGGCCAACACGGTGCTCAGCCTGGCCTACTACCTACGGTGGCTGGCGGCCTGCCTGGCCCGAGCCGGGGGCGACGCGGCGCGGACCGCCGATGCGCGCACCGGACCTGGACGTGCACCCGCGGCGCTGGCCGTGGGGTGCGCCGGCGCGGCGGTGCTACTCGGCCTCGTGGCGGGCCCGGTGCTGGCGCTGGCCGGCTGACCCGTCACCCGCCGTCCTCAGCCGAGCAGCCCCTCCATGGCCTCGATCTCGGCGCTCTGCGAGGTGATGACCGACTCGGCGAGGGCGACCGCGTCGGGGTGCAGCCCCTCCGCGACCTCCGTCTCGGCCATCTCGACCGCGCCCTCGTGGTGCTCGGTCATCATCTCCAGCCACAGCTGCTCGAACTCGGCGTCGTCGGCCTCGCGCAGCTCCTGCATCTCCTCGCTCGTCATCATCCCGGTCATGGCCTCCCCCATGGCCTCGCCGTCCTCCATGTCGTGCGACCCGCCGTCGTGCCCGGCGTTGGCGTGGTCGAGCCCGGTCTCGGGCACCGGCTCGCCCCAGGTGGTCAGCCACTCGGTCATGGTCTGCACCTCCGGCACCTGCGCCTCCCGGATGTCGGTCATGAGTGCAGCCATCTCGGGATCGACGTCGCGTCCCTCCGCCAGCACGACCATCTCGACAGCCTGCGCGTGGTGCGGGATCATCTGCGTCGCGAACTCGACGTCGGCGTCGTTGAACCGCGAGCCGTCGCGCGCCGTGCGGGCGGTGTCGTCCGGCTCCTCGTCCGTGCCGCCGCAGGCGGCAGCGCCGAGGAGGAGCCCGGTGAGGGCCACGGCCCCGAGGACGCGTCGGACGGGGCGGGAGGCGCGGGTGGCGGTCACTCCCCCAGCCTAGGAATCAGCCCAACCGCTCGACGCCCGAGTCCCCCTCAGGCGTCGTCGACCTGCACCCGGACCTCCCCGCGCGCGGGGTTGCAGGCCCGGTCGCCGGCGTAGGTGACCGTCACCAGGCGGTCGCCCGCCTTGATCGGCTTGCGGGCACCGAAGGTGGCCCGCAGCTTGCCGTCGCGCAGCGCGACCTGGTCGGAGCGTCCGCTGACCGTCACCGTCACCCGACCGGTGGGCACGACGTCGACGCCCTGCGCCGGCACCAGGTCGGCCTTGACGACCACCTTGCCGCGCCGGGAGCGCGCCGAGACCACGACCTTGACCGGGATGGTGACCCGGCCGGCGTTGACGACGTCCTGCGCCGCCTCGGCCCCCGGGCTGGTCGCGCGCACCAGGGCGCTGATCTCGCTGCCCAGGTCGTCCTCGGTGCAGCGGTAGCGCAGCCCGGTCGCGCCGCTGATCGCCTTGCCGGCGCGGCGCCACTGCACGCTGACCTTGGCCCCCGAGGGGTCGTAGGCGCCGGGGTCGACCTCGAGCCGCTTGCCCGGGCGGGTGCGTCCGCTCACCGACGGCCGGCGGGTGGCGCGCACCTTCTTGTCGGCGTTGCGGTACCTCTCGACGATGCGGTGCGCGTCGGAGCGCACGTCGGGCAGGCGCGCGTAGAGCAGCTTGCCGGGGCAGGCGGTGTCGTTGGTGTCGCGGTGCCCGTCGATGATCCGCAGCGTCGCCACGGTGCCGGCGCGGTACCGGTCGCTGCCCTCGGAGCGCACCTTGATCTTGCCGCGCGGGCGACGGGCGTACTGGTCGAGCTTCCAGGCGGCCAGGTCTGCCAGCGCGCCCTGCATCGCCTTCGACGGGCCGGTGACCTCGTAGTTGCCGATCGCCGCGACCCCGGTCGAGGTGGCGTTGAAGCCGAGCGTGTGGGCGCCGCGCACCGGCTTGGCCACGCCCCCGGCTCGGCCCTCCCAGAGCCGGCCGTACTTGTCGACCAGGAAGTTGTAGGCGATGTCGCTCCAGCCCAGGTTCTGGGTGTGGTAGCGGTAGAAGCCGCGGATCAGCGCGGGCACGTCGGTGCGCGAGTAGTCGTTGCCGCTCGCGGTGTGGTGCACGTGCAGCTGCTCGATCGTGGAGTTGTAGCGCGGGGAGCCGTTGCGCCACGACTCGGTGGCGCCCCAGCTCTTGCGGCTGCGGATCGTCGGCTTGGGCACGGGGTCGCCCTCGCGGGCGGCGGTGCTGCGCCCGGCCGCCAGCGAGGTGGGGACCTCGTCGGCGTCGGCGGCGCGCGGCTGGGGGTGCAGCAGCACCAGCGTCAGGTCTCGGGGCCGGGTGCCGCCGACCTGCACCTGCACGCCCTCCGCGGCCCCCACCCAGCGCAGGTGCGTGCCGCGCACGGCGGTCTCCTCGGCGTCGTCGGGGTCGGGGTGGTCGTCGAGGGCCGGCAGCACCTGCCACTGGCCCCAGCTGCCGGCGACCTTGGAGCGCACCGACACCTCGGCGGTGCTCTCGCCGCGCCAGGTCGCGGCCACCATCGAGTGCACCGAGGTGGGCAGCGCCCTGGTCGTCCAGCGCGCCTGGGCGGAGCGGGTGAGCAGCGAGTCGTCGAGGCGCACCTCGAGGGCCTTGACGTCCGACCCGCTGTCGGCCGAGAGCTCGAGGGCTCCGCCGGGCTGCTCGCGGGGGTCGTCGGGCTGGGAGGAGGGGTCGAGGCGCACGGCGACCCCGACCGCGCCGACGGCGACGCCGCCGACGACGGCCGCCTTCACGAGGGAACGTCGGTGGGTGGGCTCGGGGGGCATGCGCCGATTGTGCCGAGCCCGGGACCCCGATCCGGGGAGGCACGACGGGGCGGGTGCTCCTAGGAGGCCGGGACGGTCTCCGCTGCAGGCTCCGGCGCGGCCTCGAGGGTCTCGCCGCAGTGGGCGAACAGCCCCTCCTGGCGCGCGACGTACGCCGCCAGCGCCACGGTCAGCACGGCGGCCAGCACGTTGACGACCAGCATCAGGATGCTCTTGACGAGCACGAACGTCTCGAGGGACTGCGACTGCAGCAGCCACAGCGTCGCGCTCGCCTTGGCCAGCCCCAGCCCGGCCCACAGCGCGGTCAGGTGCCAGAACAGCCGGCGCACCCGCGGGCGCATCGCCAGCTCGTGGTCCATCGGGTAGAAGTCGCCGGCCAGCCGCGCCACCATCGGGCGGGCGCTGGCCAGGGAGAGCGCGAAGAGCAGCGCCACGACCCCGTCGGTGATCACCGGCTGCAGGAAGTAGAGCCACGCGCTGTCGGCGACCAGCGAGAGCGCCGTGCGCCCGCTGAGCAGGATCGCGGTCAGCCACAGCAGCCCCGAGGCGCGGCGCCGGGTCACCACCCGCCACCCGATGGCGCCGTACGACCAGGCGAGCGCGGCACCGATGGCGGTCCACACGCCGGCGAGGGCGAAGACGCCGTAGAACAGCACGGCGGGCACGACCACCGCGACGAGCAGGCTCTGGGCCACGCGGCGCACGACGCTGGCCAGGTCGGGTCGCGAGGCGGTCGCGGCGGGGGTCCGCGGAGTGGTGGTGGGCAGGGACGAGGGCGCTGGGACGCGAGGTGCCAAGGGGGCCGGTCCGCCGGTCGGTGCTGCACCGGGCTTCGCTCGGAGGTAGGACGGAAGTCTGAGTCTACCGGGTCCGCGCGGCGTCGGCGAAGGCCGCGGCCACCTCGTCCGAGGTGCGCCGCGCACCGGTCTGCAGGTACTCCATCGCTCGCAGCGCCGCCTCGTGGGCCTCGAGGCCCGACCCGGCCACGCAGTCCTCGACGACCCGGCAGTGGTAGTCGTGCTGGTGGGCGTCGACGAAGGTGTAGTGCACGCACACGTCGGTGTGGCCCCCGACCAGCAGCAGCGTCTCGGCGCGCAGCCCCTTGAGCAGGATCTCCAGCTCGGTGCCGAAGAAGCACGAGTAGCGGCGCTTGCGGATCACGTAGTCGTCGGGGCGCACCCCGAGCGCGGCGGCGATCTCGGTGCCCGGGTCGCCCTCCAGCAGGTGGACCCCCTCGGCCCCGTCGAGCTCCCGGCCGAAGTCGACCAGGTCGCGGCGGTGGGCCTCCTGGAAGAACACCACCGGGACCCCGCACTCGCGGGCGCGGGCGACCAGCGCCGGCACCCGGTCCATCGCCTCGGCGTAGCCGGGCATGAAGGGGATCGCCGACTCCTCGCCCTCGGCGCCACCGCCGCCCTGGACGTCGATGACGACGAGGACCGGCCGGCCCTCGATGAGCTGTCGCTGCTGCTGGGACATCTCGCCTCCTGGTGAGTCGCGACAGCCGGCCACGCCCGCTGTCGCGTGCGTCGTCGTCGGTCCGGGTACGGCGCGTCTCGTCCGGACGCCGCCGGGGACCGGCGACGTGCCGCGACCCTACAACGGCACCGGCTCAGGGGTGGGGCCACGCGTTGGGCACGCAGCCGTCGAGGACGACGGTCTGCTGCAGCATCACCGGGGCCGGCAGCCCGGCGCCCGGGCAGGCGGCGTGGCCGTGGCCCAGCGCGTGGCCGACCTCGTGGTTGACCAGGTAGCGGCGGTAGCCGCGCAGACCGCCGTCGTAGGCCAGCGAGCCCAGCTGCCACCGCACCGCGTTGAGGGCGACGACTCCCCCGTTGCGGCAGGACAGCTCGCCGCGGGTGCTGAGCGGGGCGCACAGCCGGTCGGTGGTGGCGGGGGTGGCCACCAGGATGCGCAGGTCGGGGTCGGTGGCGGTCGGCTCCAGCACGCCCGGCTCGCCGCGCACCCAGCTGCGCGGGTCGCGCAGGATGGCGTGGACCGTCTCGGCGACCTGCGCGGCGTCGATGCCCGAGGCGGCCAGCCCCCGCTCGACCTCGACCGTGTACGTCGTGCGCGTGCCCGCCGGCGGAGCCTGCTCGACCGGGGCGACGTCGAAGGTGCCGGGGCCGGCGTGGGGCACCGGCTCCGGCTCGGGCTCGGGTGCCGGCAGCGGGTCGCGCCCGCGCAGCGGGTCGCCCACCCCGGCCCCTGCCGCCCGGGCGTCCGCGGCGGGGCGCGTGGGCTCGACCGAGGCGGGAGCGGGGGTCTCCTCGGCGACCGAGGTCTCGGCACCGACCGGGCCGAGCATCGCGACCGCACCGAGAGCCAGGGCGCCTGCGGCCCCCAGCCCGACCACGACGCGGCGGCGGCGCGACCGGGCGGCGTACGCCGTGGCGCGCGGTGGCGGGCGCTGCTCACGTGTCGCCGACCTCCCTGCCGCCTCGGCACGGGACCTCGACGGCCCCCCGCTCCGCGTCATCCTAGGCAGCGCCCACCCGCCCCGACCACCGGCCTCCGCCCCCCTGAGGCTGCGCCCCGGCCCCCGAAGTTTCATCGGGCACCCGAGGGAACTGGCGCCGCCATACTGATGCTTCGTGCAGGAGGCGCGAGTTCCATCGGGTACCCGATGAAA
The Nocardioides marinisabuli genome window above contains:
- a CDS encoding DUF3152 domain-containing protein, with translation MLGPVGAETSVAEETPAPASVEPTRPAADARAAGAGVGDPLRGRDPLPAPEPEPEPVPHAGPGTFDVAPVEQAPPAGTRTTYTVEVERGLAASGIDAAQVAETVHAILRDPRSWVRGEPGVLEPTATDPDLRILVATPATTDRLCAPLSTRGELSCRNGGVVALNAVRWQLGSLAYDGGLRGYRRYLVNHEVGHALGHGHAACPGAGLPAPVMLQQTVVLDGCVPNAWPHP
- a CDS encoding DUF305 domain-containing protein — its product is MTATRASRPVRRVLGAVALTGLLLGAAACGGTDEEPDDTARTARDGSRFNDADVEFATQMIPHHAQAVEMVVLAEGRDVDPEMAALMTDIREAQVPEVQTMTEWLTTWGEPVPETGLDHANAGHDGGSHDMEDGEAMGEAMTGMMTSEEMQELREADDAEFEQLWLEMMTEHHEGAVEMAETEVAEGLHPDAVALAESVITSQSAEIEAMEGLLG
- a CDS encoding N-acetylmuramoyl-L-alanine amidase, with the translated sequence MPPEPTHRRSLVKAAVVGGVAVGAVGVAVRLDPSSQPDDPREQPGGALELSADSGSDVKALEVRLDDSLLTRSAQARWTTRALPTSVHSMVAATWRGESTAEVSVRSKVAGSWGQWQVLPALDDHPDPDDAEETAVRGTHLRWVGAAEGVQVQVGGTRPRDLTLVLLHPQPRAADADEVPTSLAAGRSTAAREGDPVPKPTIRSRKSWGATESWRNGSPRYNSTIEQLHVHHTASGNDYSRTDVPALIRGFYRYHTQNLGWSDIAYNFLVDKYGRLWEGRAGGVAKPVRGAHTLGFNATSTGVAAIGNYEVTGPSKAMQGALADLAAWKLDQYARRPRGKIKVRSEGSDRYRAGTVATLRIIDGHRDTNDTACPGKLLYARLPDVRSDAHRIVERYRNADKKVRATRRPSVSGRTRPGKRLEVDPGAYDPSGAKVSVQWRRAGKAISGATGLRYRCTEDDLGSEISALVRATSPGAEAAQDVVNAGRVTIPVKVVVSARSRRGKVVVKADLVPAQGVDVVPTGRVTVTVSGRSDQVALRDGKLRATFGARKPIKAGDRLVTVTYAGDRACNPARGEVRVQVDDA
- a CDS encoding NADH-quinone oxidoreductase subunit N; amino-acid sequence: MTSSVVALLPELVLLLGAVGCLLLGSWTPRRRQGRVRGVAGLVVLGFLAATVRGLLAPSTTAFSDTFAVDEVTGLLRVVVGLALLVLLALAGDEVAGHPRESEVYVLLLLGADGVLLVGGSTDLAVLVVGFLLASIPLYGLIGLSTASTAPEAALKTYLVGALSGIVLMLGAAVLHGLAGSTAYADLDAGVTAAPTAAGAAGVVLVLVGLLFKAGAVPAHFWVPDAVQGSWVTSAAFLTTVPKLGAVVAIMRLLDALPRQDVWPALVAVLAAVSMSVGNLAALTQDDVRRLLGWSTISQVGYLLAVVAAVPAVDRARPTLLLFLAGYAVTNLACFAVLRAEPGRVRVEQWQGAARRRPALTAALGVSLLGLVGTPPTAVFVAKVLTIAVTWEAGLAWLAVLVAANTVLSLAYYLRWLAACLARAGGDAARTADARTGPGRAPAALAVGCAGAAVLLGLVAGPVLALAG
- a CDS encoding cysteine hydrolase family protein — its product is MSQQQRQLIEGRPVLVVIDVQGGGGAEGEESAIPFMPGYAEAMDRVPALVARARECGVPVVFFQEAHRRDLVDFGRELDGAEGVHLLEGDPGTEIAAALGVRPDDYVIRKRRYSCFFGTELEILLKGLRAETLLLVGGHTDVCVHYTFVDAHQHDYHCRVVEDCVAGSGLEAHEAALRAMEYLQTGARRTSDEVAAAFADAARTR
- a CDS encoding VC0807 family protein, with translation MAQSLLVAVVVPAVLFYGVFALAGVWTAIGAALAWSYGAIGWRVVTRRRASGLLWLTAILLSGRTALSLVADSAWLYFLQPVITDGVVALLFALSLASARPMVARLAGDFYPMDHELAMRPRVRRLFWHLTALWAGLGLAKASATLWLLQSQSLETFVLVKSILMLVVNVLAAVLTVALAAYVARQEGLFAHCGETLEAAPEPAAETVPAS